The following DNA comes from Carassius auratus strain Wakin chromosome 46, ASM336829v1, whole genome shotgun sequence.
GTCGTTAAGCATTTGTAAATAATCCCCCACCTTTTCTCTTGACGGCGCCCAATTTTGACTGCGAATGGGCCAAAGCAGTCGACGCCAGTAGAATAGAAGGGGGGCTTATACAGATTTAATCTGCAGGGAGGAAGATCTGCCAGACGTGGGATTTGAGGTTTGGCGCGCCAGTACTGACAGTCTCGACAGCTGTGCTGGTGTTTACGAACTGCTTCTCGGCCTCGAAGTATCCAATACTGGCGGCGCAGCTCTGCTAGAACCCTTTCTGAGCCAGGGTGAAGGAGTCGTTGATCTGTCTCCTTAATTAACAGCTTGGTGATAGGATGGCTAGGGTCTAATACAATTGGGTTGTATGGCCTCTGGGTCAAGGTCACTAGCACGCCGTAGCCGTCCGCCCACTCTAATGAGACCAGTGCCGTTATCATATTCAGGGGCAAGTGAGCCTAAGCGACTGGTTTGTGGAACAGGATGTCCGACCTTTAAATGTCTAACATCAGTAGGGAAGGAGTCCATTTGAGCCTGTGCAAGAAGTAGCTTTTCAGCTTCAATATATTCAGAAGCCTCTGTAGGATGGTCAGTGTCAGTGGTAGCCGCCCCATGCAGGGATCTAACAGTGGCCTGGACGAGCTCTTGCCATGAGTGGAATTGGCTTGGATCTGGAAGAGAATGTCTAAGTGATGAAACAGCGCCAATAAAGGCAGATTTCTTTAATTCATTGCAGTCAGGCTCTTCTTCAGTTTTGGGCATTGACGGCCACTTATCAGGTGACTGATTCAGGAAGGCTGGACCTGATGAGTGCCTGTTAATTCTGTCAGTCTAAGACCTCGTGTGATGTGGTCGGCTGGGTTGTGATTTGAGTCCACGTACCTCCATTCAGACATCTCTGTTAAAGTCTGTACCTCTGCCACACGTGTCCCTACAAACACTTTGTAGCGGCATGATTCAGATGTCAACCAGTACAACACAGTGGTAGAGTCAGACCAGAAAGTGACTTTGTGGACAGGTATGGTCAACTCAGTTTGGATCACCTTGCCCAACTGTGCGCCGGTAAGGGCAGCACAGAGCTCCAAACGAGGTATTGACAGGCATTTGCGAGGTGCTACTCTAGACCTGGCCAAGACAAAGGTAAGAGTAACCTGTCCTTGATCATCTGTGGTGCGTAGGTATGCCACTGAACCGTAGGCCCTTTCCGATGCATCACTAAAGACATGAAGCTCTCGGGTGGCTGATGGGTTGTCGGCAGAGACTGGGGTGTATGCTCGAGGGAACTGCAACTTGGGAAGAATTGGGAGCTCTCCTACCCAGGTGAGCCAACTTTCTCTCAAATGCAACAGTTCTATGGGGTCGTCCCAACCAAGATTGTGCTTCCAGAGGTCTTGAATAATGACTTTGGCCCTGGTAGTGAATGGGATAATGAACCCCAAAGGGTCATACTGACTTgccaatgttttatatatattcctCATTGTAGGCTCAGCAGTCTCCACAGAACGCAAGTTGTACCCCAGAGTGTCACTTATGCAATCCCACCGCAGACCAAGAGTGAGTTCCTGAAGATCCATGCTGCTTTGTGTTAACCAGCGCTCACTGTTTGCAGACCTGGCCTCTGGAGGTAGGTGTTGGGTTACAGATGGCACATTGCATGCCCACTGTCTAATCTCAAAGCCCCCTTCAGAAAGGATCTGGCGCAGCCCATCCACTTTCTCTTTAGCCTCACTTGTCGTTGGTACACTGTGAAGGCAGTTGTCGACACAGAATGAATGTTCCACAATATCAACTAAGTCAGCCATATCATCTTTGTGCCCTTGGACATGTTGTTGGAGGGCATGGATGGCACAACAGGGGCTGCATGTAGTGCCAAATGGAAGCACTTGCCACTCGTATATCTCAGGTTCTGCTTCCCTGTTCATGTCTCTCCAAAGGAAACGCAGTATTGGTTTGTCCCCAGGCAGCAAGCGGACTTGGTGGAACATACCTTTGATGTCCCCACTGATAGCAACAGTGTGCTGGCGGAATCTCAGGAGGACACCTAGTAAGGATGGTCCCAAAGTTGGCCCTGGCAGCAGCTGATCATTCAAAGACTGTCCTTGATGTTGGAAGGAGCAGTTGAAAACAATTCTGTCTTTACCATTGTGGTGCACCATGTGGTGCGGAATGAACCAAGACTCTGTACTTTGATCCGCTTCCTCTGCACTTATCTTTGCCACATAACCCGCTGACTCTAACTTACGGATCTCACTGCAGTAAACTTTAGCCTTTTCTGGATCCCGTGACAGTCTGCGCTCTGTGCGGCGTAAAATGGGGAGAACCGCAGTTTGGTCTGCATGGAGTAAGCTCAGGGGGGTTTTTCTCAGCAATGGGGTAGCATATCGTTGTACATGGTCCACTGTCACTCTTATAGTGGCATTTTGAAGCAAGGTGTAAGCCTCTTTGTCCTGTTTGGACCGTGTAATCACCTTAGTATTGTATGGGAGTGTATCAACTTGCCAGAGTCTTTCCACATGTTGAATCAGGTCATCACGGTTTGGAGATGTCATTATGTGGAGGCACTGCTGATTTCCCCTTGAGGGCTGCATGGGACTCATCGGGCCTTGGAGAGACCATCCAAGTTGTGTATGAACAGCAATGGGTCCCCCTACTGGGCCTTTGCATATGGGCTGAACAGGTGTCAGGAGATGAGGCATGTCTGACCCAATAAGCAGCAGTGGTTTCACTCTGTCCATAGGAGGCAGTGGCAGGTCCTGCAGGTGTCGATAGGCCTTCTGGAGAGCAGCCACTGGGTAGTTGTGTTCTGCTAGACACAGGTCCGTAGCAGTGAATGCATTGTGTATAGCAAACTTCCTCTCAGGCTTGGATACTGAAGACACCTCAAAGGACACAGATGATCCTGCAAGTTCAGTGTGACACTGGTGGATTGTCTGTAACGGGAGCAAATTCAGGGGTACCAGATAATTTAAGCTGCTGCACCACCGGCTGAAGCACTAATGTTCTCTCTGACCCGTCATCAAGAACTGCATGAGTTTCCATAGTTTGTTGACCATTGTGTAGAAGGACTTTAACCACTTTCAGCATGACCTTGGGTGAATGGTTTGGATGATCAAGGTAAATCCTGGTAGGTGGCAAACTGACCATGAGAACAGCCCTGGAAGTATCATCAACAGAATCATGGAGAACTGTGAGATGTAACTCTTTACAAACGCCACATGTTCGCTTGAGGTTGCAGACCTCCACTGCATGAACTCGGCCACACCTCCAGCGGCGCTTACCCTCTTTAATCCAAGTGATAATTTGAGCTGTAGTTAGTTTCTTAAACTGGTCACAGGCATTGAGGTAATGCTCCCTGCTATCACAATGAGGACAATATGGCCTGGGCTTTGGCTTTGAGCTAGATTTCTGTGCTGCAGCATCAGGACCTTTCATGGCTCTCTCACTGGTCAAGAGAACAGGTGTAAATCGCTCCTTGGGACGAGTAGATGTTGTAGGTTTACCATAGGACTTGGGTAAGTCGCTCTGAAACAAGGCTGCTGCTCGGTTGGAAATGCGCTTAGCCTGGGACTTAATCTCTAACCAAGTAGCCAGATCGGGGAGTGTATAGGTTTTGTCTGTGCCTGTCTGGAGAATACCCTTACTCAGGCAGTATTCAACAAAGCTATCACGATAGGCAGCCGGCAACTTGCTGAGCAGACGATCCACATGAGAGCCACACAAGAGCTCGAAACCATTCTGACCTTCAAGAGTCCTCAACATGCCCACCAATGATTGAACTGATAAGGCAAAGGAGTCAAAAGCATTAGCATCGCCCAGTCTTAAGTGGCGGACTGTTCATGATGGCACCTAGCTCGGACTGCACAAGTTGTCTTGACTGCCCATACTTATCCTGAAGCGCTTGCAGTGCAGCTGAATATGGATGCGAATGATACATGTAGGCTTTAGCTAGCTGCTGAGCACTGGGAAGCTTCAAATGGCTTAACAGGACGTGGTATTTGTACTGCTCACTGAGATAGCTGTGATGACTTAACAAATTGTCCAATGCCAATTTTAACAGGGCAAAGTCACTCTCATTACCACTTTCAAACACTGGTAGCTTAGGCTGTGGGATGCCATAAGCTGAGGCATATAGTAGCTCTGTACCAGGGTATGCAGACTGTGTTTGGGGGAAGTGCTGGAATGAGGGTCGCTGAGCAAAGTTAGCATTAGGTGGCATAGCTGATGCATGCTGGCTAGTAACTGGAGGTTGCAGATGATGTGTGCTCACTGGAGGGTTCAATGATTGATGTATCACATATGGACTTGTAGACAGCTGTGGCATAGACGGCATGGACATATTCATGGAGTGTCTAGCAGTGGACATAACTGTGGCTAATGAGGAAGGCTGAGGTACCGCATACGATGCTGACATCACTGTGCGTAATGGCGCAGTTATAGGGGCAGTCTGAGATACTGTAGAGACTGGTGATGAAACTGCTTGTGGCAAGTGGAATGGTTTAGGAAGAGAAACAGTCACGGTTTCAGTGGTAGGTAGTGTCGGCGCCTGTGGCCTGAATGACAGCTGTGATGTGTCGTCCAGCATGATCTGATCACCTGAGGAAGGGTGTACAGATGATGTCACGGCTGGTGACTGAGTAAAGAGCTGTTGAGACAACGAGGGAGACTGTGGACTCATGGCTGGACTACTCTGATTAGGTTGAGGTGGAGGCAAAGGGCTGGCTGGTGAGCCTGGAGGCACAGGAGTGGCTGAACCAGAGTCTTCAATGAGCATGGTAGATACAAGTTTTGCTACCTCAAGTTCTGTCTCTGCTTGTTGCAGCATGCGCTGTCTCTCTAGATGCTTGGACAAAGCGAGAGCCTCTTCCTGAATGCGCTGAGCTTCCTTTGCTTGTGTCTGCAGCCGCTGATATTCCATGTCAGCGAGTGAGTCCTCCTGTACCTGCTGCCGGAGACTGTCAAACTGTCTCTGCTTAATCTTCTCCTCTAAAACAGCAGTCTGGACATTAGAGAGTTCTGGTGGAAGATAAACGCCAGTGGAGGTAATGGAACGCCTGCTGGTCCTAGAATGAGAGCTGGTACTGCTGTGGGACGTTTTCCTCGAGCTGCTTCTACGTTGACTGGGACAGGGAGTAGAAACTTTAGGAGGATGGTCCTCTGTAGGCCGGTAGCCAACCTCATAATCATCCAGGTGAGGCGGAAGATTTGTCCTGCGGCGAGGTCTTTCCATTGTCTCTGTGTCACTTACTGTTGGGTCCATACTGGTTTGATGTTACTCTcaatccggctcgaaggaccaaacTAATGTAGTAAACCTTACTACATTCAAATTACAACTGGTTGAGGCGGCCAAGTATGGACCAGATTCCGGTCAGAGAATCAGGAGAGCAGGAGAAGTCTTTAGATTGAGACATTTATTTAATCCAATATATGCATCTGCTATGAATTTAGATGTATTCTACAAAGAAACAaaggaaaataattacaaattactcactattaacaaatgtataaattGCCTATAACATCTACTGACATAATATAATAGCATAGCACCACAATGGTATTTAAcagcaaatatgcatttgtaACCCAAATATAATTTACAGAAATGTCTGTAAGTGATAATATGATCAACAACAACACAATAAGGGACTGAGAAATGCCCGCTtgtatacataattatataagtAAATACTTTCGTGAAGGCTACATGAAGCTGACAATATATATGACTCAGCAAAACAATCGCGGCAAATCGCGGCCGCAAATAACCGATAAAACGGGACACCACGAACAGTATAGACATCAGAAATAGCAAAAGCATGCATAACATATGACTATTGGATACAATATTGTTCGGACTTACTTGTattatatgaacacattacaggaACATAGCAGCAGCATAAACAAAGACAGACAGCGATCTTCACTGGCAGGTAACGGTAATAAAGTGTCCCTCTAGGAAACGTGAATTGAACTTCGGTTCCTAGTTCCTGAATAGGCTTTCtgacaatatttacatttagtcatttagcagacacttttttccAAAGCTACtttcaaatgaggacaatggaagcaatcaaaaacaacaaaaaaagcaatgatatatacCGACTAATAAGTCGCACATGAGTATAAGATACATCAgtcaaaaaatacgtcatgatgaggaaaaaaacatataagtcgcactggactataagtcgcatttatttagaaccaagaaccaagagaaaacattaccgtctacagccgcgagagggcactctatgctttCAGTGTAGACTATAGGAGCACTGaccagcatagagcgccctctctctctctctctctctctctctctctctctatatatatatatatatatatatatatatatatatatatttattaggggtgtaacggtacgtgtattcgtactggaccgtttcggtacagggctttcggtatgaCAAATCCATtctaatagttaaattaaatgttattaataaaaagcATGTCTGGttaattaaaatcaggaaatgtatccattttcacaaaaatctattaaaagcttaacaaaaattacatgtttttggccctatgaaatgttatttttttttcattgttaccaaattctgcatgttttagcatgtcttaattatttgaatgcataaaacaacttactttattcctttttttttcttaaagcatttccttggtttctgctgtaaa
Coding sequences within:
- the LOC113063980 gene encoding uncharacterized protein LOC113063980, giving the protein MDRVKPLLLIGSDMPHLLTPVQPICKGPVGGPIAVHTQLGWSLQGPMSPMQPSRGNQQCLHIMTSPNRDDLIQHVERLWQVDTLPYNTKVITRSKQDKEAYTLLQNATIRVTVDHVQRYATPLLRKTPLSLLHADQTAVLPILRRTERRLSRDPEKAKVYCSEIRKLESAGYVAKISAEEADQSTESWFIPHHMVHHNGKDRIVFNCSFQHQGQSLNDQLLPGPTLGPSLLGVLLRFRQHTVAISGDIKGMFHQVRLLPGDKPILRFLWRDMNREAEPEIYEWQVLPFGTTCSPCCAIHALQQHVQGHKDDMADLVDIVEHSFCVDNCLHSVPTTSEAKEKVDGLRQILSEGGFEIRQWACNVPSVTQHLPPEARSANSERWLTQSSMDLQELTLGLRWDCISDTLGYNLRSVETAEPTMRNIYKTLASQYDPLGFIIPFTTRAKVIIQDLWKHNLGWDDPIELLHLRESWLTWVGELPILPKLQFPRAYTPVSADNPSATRELHVFSDASERAYGSVAYLRTTDDQGQVTLTFVLARSRVAPRKCLSIPRLELCAALTGAQLGKVIQTELTIPVHKVTFWSDSTTVLYWLTSESCRYKVFVGTRVAEVQTLTEMSEWRYVDSNHNPADHITRGLRLTELTGTHQVQPS